The bacterium region TTGCCATTTTCAAAATTGTATTCCGCTTTCAGCAATACATTTTTGCCAATTCGATACCCGATCCCAAGACTGAGCCGCCACAATTCTTCCGCCAGTTCGTCATTGTCGAATAAATAAGTTTCGAGACTGCCATTTCCAACGAGTGGAAAGCCGCGATCCGCGGTGATCCTGCTGAACCGGGCAGCCGCATACCATGGATATTCCTTGCTGCGGTTTAAGTGTTGCACTGCTTCTATTTGAAAATAATGAAGATCACGCGAGTTGTCAGCCTCTGCATCATTATCGTCATATTGAAGTTTTCCCGCCGCGAGGTGCACATGGCCGCGCTCCCATTGTCTGTGACCATCTCCCTGGAACAAGTTTCCTTCTAGTGTCGAACTTGTAACGATAGAGCCAAGAAGACGGAAGAATCCATTGCCGAACCAGACTTCGGAGAATCGATCGTCTCTGACATCCAGTTTTCCGGTCCTCATCGCGCTGAAACTAAAGTGGAATCGCGGCGCCGTTCTGTACAGAATCCGGCCAACCAATGACTTGTCGGGATGATAATCGCTTGCGACAGGGCTACCGCCATTCTGGATAGCGAATGTGTATTCAAACTTCTTGAGAGAACCGTAAAACTGAATTCCTTCATCGACTCCCCAGATATCGCTCAGAGAGTGAGTGATCAGCGGATTATCGATGGCGTCCCGGGTCAGATACTCTTCGCCGAAAGGGATGTCGAATCTGCCAACACGAACGTTCAATACGCGATCCTGGTTCCATAATTTCGACACATCCTCAAAGTCGAGGTAAAGTTCTCCCAGTTGCAGCTTTTCATCCGGTTCCTCGCGCCGCATCACGTCGATTTCAGCAAACGCATAAATGTCATCCACAATGGATGCCTCAATAAACAGTTTTGCCTCCTCTACAAGGAACTCGTTGTCGGGATATTCACCCTCTTCGCCGGTATCGAACCACGCTGCGCCCGCCTCGCCATTGATTCGCAATCGATCTGAAAAGACGGAAGAGTACTCTGATTGATAAAATTCCGGGAGAGTTTCAGCCTCAACCAATGGAGCAACAAATAGGATGAGGAGAGGAAGTATTAGCGGTGGTCTTTTCATTAGGGAAATCCTCGCATACTTAGAAGTGCCAAAGCAATGAGTAATGAGCAATGAGACCGCCTCAGGCCATGTTTATCGGGTCTCATTGCTCGGCCTTCATGACTCATTACTTCTGTGTTGCTTGAAAGTTTCTCTTATCAGAATAAGATTTGTAGGGACGGTATACCATGAGAAAGAACATTGTCGTGATCGAAGATGACAAAGACGTTATCGACGTCCTTCGTTATTTCCTGGAGAAGGAAGACTATCGAGTTCATGTTGCGCAGGATGGATTAACGGGGCTCGAGCTTGCAGCAAAAATACAACCGAATCTTATCTTACTCGATCTGGCACTACCCAAATTGGACGGAATCGAAGTCTGCAAAAGCTTAAAGGCTGACCAGCGTTTAAGTGACATTCCCGTGATCATGGTAACAGCAAAGGCGGAACTGGCTGATAAAGTGGAAGGGTTGGAGCTGGGCGCGGATGACTATGTGACAAAACCCTTTAGCCCGCGTGAACTCATCGCGCGGGTCCGCGCAAACATCCGCCGGCGTGAAGGAAGCATTCCTAAGAAAGAATTTCAATATGGACAAATCGTTGTGGATACTTTCAAACATGAGGTCCTGTATGAGGGAAGGGAAGTGGAGCTTACTGCGAAAGAATTTGAATTACTCCTTTACCTCATTGAAAACAAAGGACGCGTTTTGACAAGGGATATGATCCTCAATCATGTCTGGGGCTATGATTATTTTGGAACAACGCGCACAGTGGACGTTCATGTTACGCACCTTCGTCAAAAAATTTCTATTCTTGCCGATGCCCTCACAACGGTGAAACCGCTGGGATATAAATTGAAGGATATTTGAGCCGCCATGGCGCCAAGACGCCAAGATAAGTAAAATACTATCCTCTTTTTGATCTTGGCCATTTGGCGTCTTGGCGGTTAACCGGACGTCTAGCTGTCCTCTTTATTCTTTTCTAGGGCTCGTTCGACAGCTTCCATCAAGATCTTTTCTTGAAAAGGCTTGTTGATGTAAATGTAGTCGGGAAGGACTTTCAGATAACTAAACGCCTGATCAGAAAAGCCTGTCAGAAAAATAATGGGGATATGGTGATCAAAATAACTTTGCACAATGATGGCTACTTCAATACCATTCAGTTCACCTGCGATTCGGACATCCATAATGATCAGGTCCGGGCTAACTACCTTGATCCTTTCAATAGCTTGTTTTCCCGAAGTAGCTGTTCCAATGACGTTGTAGCCCCGCTTGATCAGTCGTTCCTTTAGATCTTCGACAACCAGTCTTTCATCTTCAACAATGAAAATCTTCTTGGCTTTTCCGGGGAAAAGAATTTCTTTAGTTACCTGTTCCATTTTTCACGACAAGATTATAGTATCTCATTATAAGATGTTGGCCGATGAAGCGATGGTTTGACCGCAAGTTCACGCTGGACCTTCCGTTGAGCACTTACCGGAATGTATGCAAAAGGTTGCAGGGAGTCCCTGGCCGGTTGGAGGAACTTCTGCTGAATCTTCCCGCAAATGTACTCACCTACAAAACATCTGAGCAATGGTCCATTCAAGAGCACGCGGGTCATCTACTGGACCTGGAACCGCTTGGGATGGGCCGGTTGGACGATTACGAAGCGGCGTTATCAGTCTTAAGGCCTGCCGATTTGCAGAACAAGAAAACATTTGAAGCAAATCACAACAGCACGCCAATCCAGACACTGCTTTCCGAATTCAAGCGTGAGCGTTTTGCTTTTGCAAATCGCCTCAAAGACTACGGAGAAGAGTTCGTTCAACGATCCGCGATCCATCCGCGATTAAAAGTCCCGATGCGTGTCATCGATTTCGCATTTTTTGTTGCAGAACATGACGATCATCACCTCGCCACCATTTCCGAATTGATTCAGAAGCTGGACCACAGTTAGATTCACCGCAGAGGACGCAGAGTTCTCAGCGATCTCTGCGGTAAAAAAGGACCTCGCAAGCTGTCATAGTGGTATACTCTCCCCATACCCCCGCGAGGGCAATGAAGGACGATAAGGGATTCAATGAATGGCTTACCCTCACTGTGCTCGATTACCTGATGGAAGGCGTGATCATCACAAATAATCAGGGATTGGTTGCCTACATTAATGAGGTTGGTGAAAAACTCACGGGCTGGAATCGCGCAGAGGCATTGACCGTGCGTGTGGAGGAAATATTCCGGATCACTCAGGGCCATGACAATATTCAGGAGAGCGTGACGCTTTCTCTGAAGAATCAAGCAGAACTGCTCACAAGAGACGGAAGGTCGTTGCGGGTAGAATACTCTACTTCCTACATCTCCAATGATAACCGGGACGTTTTTGGGCAGATCTATTTCTTCCATGACGCCAGTCAGTACGCAACGGCCCTGGAGAATCTGAAACAATCCAGACGAAGATACAAGCAACTGGTAAATTCGATTGAGGGAATTGTCTGGGAAGCCGATTTAAAAACGCATCAATTTTCCTTCGTGAGCAAGAAGGCGGAACAGTTGCTCGGTTATCCGGTGGAAAGCTGGACAGAGAAAGGCTCTTTTTGGCTCAATTTGATTCCTTCAGAAGATCGGGAACGCATTTTGGGGCTTCGGGATAATTACATTCTGTCTGATCGGAAATACGATCTTGAATATCAGGTTTTGTCCAGCAACGGTCGACTCGTTTGGGTAAAGGATATTGCCAACACGGTCACTGATGAAAAAACGGGCGCAGAAATCCTTCAGGGGGTCATGTTTGATATTACTGACCGAAAAGTGGCCGACCGGTGGCTTCGCGAGGCGCAAGATCAATTGGAACGGAGAATCGCTGAAAGAACAAATGATCTTGTCAAAGCAAAGGAACAATTGGAAGCAGAAATCCTTGAACGCAAGAGTGCTGAAAGAAAATTGCTGGAAGCGGAAAGGAAGTACAGGATGCTGGTGGAGCGAATTCCTGGAATTGTGTATGTTGCCGAGTTCAGCCGGGCGGGGAAATGGCTTTACGTAAGCCCACAGATTGAAACAATTTTGGGGTATGAACCGGCTGAGTGGCAGTCTGAGGTTGATTCCTGGTTGAATCACATTTATCCGGCGGATAAGGAAAGAATTCTGAGGGAGGAAGCAGAAAACCAGAGAAGCAAATCGTTTGTATCCGAGTATCGAATGCTTCGCAAAAACGGCGACCTTGTGTGGATCCATGACGAAGCTACAACCGTAGAAAGTTCACTTGAGGAACCGGCTCTGGTGCAAGGCGTGATGCTCGATATTACAGAACGGAAACTTGCGATTGAGGCAATGGATCAGCTGGAAGAAGAATTCCGGCAGTCACAAAAGCTGGAAGCGATTGGCCAGCTGGCAGGTGGAGTAGCGCACGACTTCAATAACATTTTGATGGCTGTTTTCGGATACTGCGATTTGTTGCTTCTAAAAATGCATGCAACAGATGAACGGCGTCACGAGCTTCACGAAATCAGAAGGGCATTAGAGCAGGGCGCATCGCTAACTCGTCAGCTGCTTGCCTTCAGCCGTAAGCAAGTTCTGGAAACACGAGTCCTTGATTTAAATGAACTTCTCACGAGTATGGAAAGCATGTTGCGGCGTTTGATCCGAGAAAACATTCAGCTGGAAATGCAGTTGGGAAAGAATCTCGGGAGAATAAAAGGGGACTCAGGTCAGTTCCAGCAAATGATCCTCAACCTTTCTATTAATGCAGTTGATGCAATGCCTGAAGGGGGTAAACTTAGTATCGAAACGTCGAACGCTCAATTGACCCAGGAGTACGCAAAACAGAATCCTGGAGTCGTGCCCGGTAAGTATCTGAAACTCGTTGTCAGCGATACAGGGACCGGCATGGATGAGGAGACCCAGTCCCGCATTTTTGAACCTTTCTTTACCACGAAAGAACGCGGGAAAGGAACAGGACTAGGACTCTCCACCGTTTACGGAATTGTAAAACAGAGCGGTGGCCAGATTTCCGTAAGCAGCGAGCGTAGCAAGGGAACGACCTTTCACATTTTCTTGCCACAGGTCGATCAACCAACAGAAGAGCCCGCACAGATGATTCATACCGGGGATCTTCCGAAGGGTACCGAAACAATTTTACTGGTGGACGATAATGATGCGGTGCGTACCGCGGTTAGCGGAATGCTGAAAGCGCTTGGATATGATGTTATTGAGGCATGCGATGGCGAAGAAGCGATGCAAATAGTGCGCCGCTTTGAAAAATCCCTCCAGCTGGTTATTACCGATCTCGTGATGCCAAGAATGGGAGGCCTTGAATTAGCGGAACAACTTGGAGCCGAACATCCCGGGTTAAAATTCCTTTTTATTTCCGGCTATCCGGAATCGACCCCACAACACGAACAAGTATCCAGCGCCGGCGCCGCCTTTCTGTTGAAACCTATCTCAATGGATGTGCTCCTGCAAAAAGTTCGTGAACTCCTAAAACCAACCGGTTCTTAATTGTAGCCATCCTGAAGTCATTTCTTATCAGAAAAAGACTGGTAATTTACGAGAAAATCTGTCTGCTGAATTCTATCGAGAGCGATGGAGCCAAAAACAGGATTCAACACGTGTTATTTCAGAAAACCGATTTCTCTTGCAAGCCGGAATTCCAGTGATTTTCCCCGTGATCCCCTCAGGCAAGAACTTTGCACTGGTCTTTCAATTAACAAATAGGAGGAATCGATGTTCAAAATATTCCAGTGCATTGTTTTTGTTATCGCATCCTTAGCGTTTAGCGAATCGCTATTCGCCTTAAAACAGGTGAATCCTGTTCGTCAGGCGCCAACCACTATCAATGAAGCAGGTTGGAACACCGAATACCCATGGTTCAGTACGGACGGTAAACTTTTTCTTTTCACTCGTGAAGTGCCGAATTCCGAAATACAACGCGTTCATGTTTCCTACATCAAGAATCGGGATGATGTTGCCGATACCCCGCCAAACCAGACCCTCCCCGCATTGATTGTGGCCACACCTAAAGAACTTGTGCCGATTAACAACAAGGTCGCGCCAAGCGAGACAATTAAGGCAATCGCCGTTTGTGAAGAAACGGCTCAGCCACAGAGTCTTACCGGTAAGTGGCGATACCTCTTCACGCTTTATGCAGCGATAGGTCCGGGCAACTGCGCAGTGTCGACTGCGTGCAATGTTACTGAAGGATTTCCGAATCCGGAATCGGTCCGCTCGCCCGCAAACGCTCATAAGGTCATCGGGGTGGGCGCGGTCAACTTGCAAACAGGTGTCACGCCTGACTATCAGGGGTTCGGCCCGACGAATGACGGTCGCTACAAGCCTGATATCCAGGCGCCAACCGACACCGAGACGGCTTGCGAAGAGGGGATCATACTTCCCGATGATGTTGTGTGTTCTGACCCCGGCACTGACTTCTCGCTCAGGAACCGCTTCGGTGGCACCAGCGGTGCTGCACCGTACGCTGCCGGAGCAGGCGCGCTTCTCCGAAACTGGCTTCGGAAGTTCAACACGTTCGATCCGGGCCAGACCTACTCGCTTTTAATCCTATCGGGAACGGAAATTGAGCCATTCGAGGAACGGATTGGAGCGGGAGCGATTGAGCTTCCTACATGCGGATTCGCCGATTGGGGCAAAGTGACGATGGAGCCTGTAATCATCACGGATCCTCCTGAACCGGGAGATCCAGTGCCGGTCGCAGAAGTCGACATCCCAATTCAGGTCGGGCAGAATAACTTACGCCTGGATGCCGCCTTATGGTGGCCAACCGAACCGTTTCAAGCCACGACTGATATCGATTTGCACCTGATCGATCCATTTGGAGTTGAGCGAGCCAAGTCTAATTCCATTCGTGGTGTGTTCGAGCGTACGCGAGCAAAGGCGAAAAAATCAGTGGGGCAGCTTGAGCCCGGAACATGGATTCTCAGGATCAGGGCACCCATTCTATTCTTTGACAAGACCATCTACTGGGCGGCCAATCTTCGAATGAAGAACGATCTCTGCATTCGGCGGGTGCAAAATCCATAGAGAGGGCGTATGTTCTATCCTATTTAGTTAACATAATATATCTTATCGAAGTCAAATCAGTCCTGGCCTAATGCGGCGCTGCCCGCCAATGTGTGATTTTAACCATAACTTTGCCAAGTGGCAGCGATATGGTTAAAAAGCAGCGATGGCAAACATATGGTTAAAATGTGAATTGTCGCATTGGAACCCCGAAATCGTGCGGAAGTGCGTAGATGAGTTAACCTTAACTCTTGTTATCTCTGCTGCACTCTTAATCGGGGTACTCGTTTACGGCCACCTCCGATCTGATTAGGAACTCTATTTCGTTTATGTGAGTGGACTCCTGATCGGTAAGGAAGTTCATATCCGAATATTTACGAGTACTTTCGAAGTCTTCCTCAAAGGCGCGCCGTGACGGGAAATCGCGCAAGCGATGTTTGAAAGAAGGACTACCGATTTGTTGCTTCGCAGCTCGCGATCCTTGCCCAGTCCTGCATCGGCTTTCCCCGATTGAAGTTGCTGTCAGAAGAATTCCAAAACAGCTTCTTTTCTAACCGGCTTTCTGTTAATCGTTCAATTTGCTCCCAGGTTAAAGCGAACTCCGGTTCTTCTGACGTATTGGGCTATGTGTCGCGACCCGTCTGGAAGCCCAGGCCATGAGCGAACTCGTGCAGCACAACAGCGCCAGAAAATGCGACGCGATCCCATGGTGTTATACTGAAACCACGTAAAACCATGGCAGACACACGGATCGGCGGACAAACACCAAACATACCTTCACCTACTACGACAAACACAACCGAAACAACATCAGAAGTCGTCCCTTCATCGATAGGAGAACGGCAGACTTCGACTGAACGCCAGGAGCCGGCAAATACTGCGCTCGCGCAGAAAATGCAGGCCACAGAAAACAAAGGACAACATAATCTCAGTGGCCAATTAATGCGGCATAGTCTCAACCAGGCGCTTCCCACTGGCCCCGCCGCACCGGCTCAGGTTGGCGGAACGGCGCACCCTGGAACTCTAGATATGCAGCACTCACTCAACAAATGGCGGGCAGAAAACAATCTTAAGCCCATCAAGGAAGATGGTCTTGACAGTGAGGATACTCGAAACGCCATCCGCGAGTTTCAAAGACAGAACGGTATCAAAGAATCTGGGGTTCCTACTCCCGAAACTCTCAAGAGTCTTGCGACTCAAGTAGATATCATCGCCCTTAAAAATAATCCGAGCACAGCCGCAGATATGCGCAAACTGGCTGATAGTGAAGGTTTTAAAAAGTTGCCGCCAGATGTGCAATCGGATGTGATCAATCGATTTAAGCAATATGCCGCCGCAGGTGAACTGCGCAATATCGGAAATATGGTGAACGTCATTGACCAACCTGGTTTTGCAAATCTTCCGCTTTCCAGCAAAAAACTGATGCTGGACACGATGGCCGCCAGACCGGACGATGACCGCCTCGCTACAAATTTGTCTCGCATGGCCGGTTCTCCTTTCGGCAAGCTTGACGAAACCTCACAAAACTGGGCCCTCAACCGGATCAAGAGTTACGGAGGCGATCGGAATAAAATCGTAAGTCTTCTGGTGATCACAACTCGAACTACCGACCCTCCGCCTGGCCGCCCCCATCTTCCAGGAAAAAATGAGATGCTGACGCGTTTGATGAACTATCCCCCGGACACCGATCAAGTTGAGAATATGGTGAAAATATTAGGGGCTGCTGGTTTTTCCGATCTTTCGGTGGACGTTCAGAACCAAATTCTAGATGGCCTGCCGTCTCGTTTTACTACCGGGCAATTGAGCTACGGCGAGGCCGCAAACATCATGATACTGGCCACCTCACCACAATTTGAAAAGCTTCACCCCGACAAACGGGACGAAATG contains the following coding sequences:
- a CDS encoding S8 family serine peptidase: MFKIFQCIVFVIASLAFSESLFALKQVNPVRQAPTTINEAGWNTEYPWFSTDGKLFLFTREVPNSEIQRVHVSYIKNRDDVADTPPNQTLPALIVATPKELVPINNKVAPSETIKAIAVCEETAQPQSLTGKWRYLFTLYAAIGPGNCAVSTACNVTEGFPNPESVRSPANAHKVIGVGAVNLQTGVTPDYQGFGPTNDGRYKPDIQAPTDTETACEEGIILPDDVVCSDPGTDFSLRNRFGGTSGAAPYAAGAGALLRNWLRKFNTFDPGQTYSLLILSGTEIEPFEERIGAGAIELPTCGFADWGKVTMEPVIITDPPEPGDPVPVAEVDIPIQVGQNNLRLDAALWWPTEPFQATTDIDLHLIDPFGVERAKSNSIRGVFERTRAKAKKSVGQLEPGTWILRIRAPILFFDKTIYWAANLRMKNDLCIRRVQNP
- a CDS encoding DinB family protein produces the protein MKRWFDRKFTLDLPLSTYRNVCKRLQGVPGRLEELLLNLPANVLTYKTSEQWSIQEHAGHLLDLEPLGMGRLDDYEAALSVLRPADLQNKKTFEANHNSTPIQTLLSEFKRERFAFANRLKDYGEEFVQRSAIHPRLKVPMRVIDFAFFVAEHDDHHLATISELIQKLDHS
- a CDS encoding peptidoglycan-binding protein, which codes for MQATENKGQHNLSGQLMRHSLNQALPTGPAAPAQVGGTAHPGTLDMQHSLNKWRAENNLKPIKEDGLDSEDTRNAIREFQRQNGIKESGVPTPETLKSLATQVDIIALKNNPSTAADMRKLADSEGFKKLPPDVQSDVINRFKQYAAAGELRNIGNMVNVIDQPGFANLPLSSKKLMLDTMAARPDDDRLATNLSRMAGSPFGKLDETSQNWALNRIKSYGGDRNKIVSLLVITTRTTDPPPGRPHLPGKNEMLTRLMNYPPDTDQVENMVKILGAAGFSDLSVDVQNQILDGLPSRFTTGQLSYGEAANIMILATSPQFEKLHPDKRDEMMNTLAMRPWNFKLANALRELAENGRFQVDKRTWRQTLERVDADTPD
- a CDS encoding response regulator, producing the protein MEQVTKEILFPGKAKKIFIVEDERLVVEDLKERLIKRGYNVIGTATSGKQAIERIKVVSPDLIIMDVRIAGELNGIEVAIIVQSYFDHHIPIIFLTGFSDQAFSYLKVLPDYIYINKPFQEKILMEAVERALEKNKEDS
- a CDS encoding response regulator transcription factor, which codes for MRKNIVVIEDDKDVIDVLRYFLEKEDYRVHVAQDGLTGLELAAKIQPNLILLDLALPKLDGIEVCKSLKADQRLSDIPVIMVTAKAELADKVEGLELGADDYVTKPFSPRELIARVRANIRRREGSIPKKEFQYGQIVVDTFKHEVLYEGREVELTAKEFELLLYLIENKGRVLTRDMILNHVWGYDYFGTTRTVDVHVTHLRQKISILADALTTVKPLGYKLKDI
- a CDS encoding PAS domain-containing protein — protein: MKDDKGFNEWLTLTVLDYLMEGVIITNNQGLVAYINEVGEKLTGWNRAEALTVRVEEIFRITQGHDNIQESVTLSLKNQAELLTRDGRSLRVEYSTSYISNDNRDVFGQIYFFHDASQYATALENLKQSRRRYKQLVNSIEGIVWEADLKTHQFSFVSKKAEQLLGYPVESWTEKGSFWLNLIPSEDRERILGLRDNYILSDRKYDLEYQVLSSNGRLVWVKDIANTVTDEKTGAEILQGVMFDITDRKVADRWLREAQDQLERRIAERTNDLVKAKEQLEAEILERKSAERKLLEAERKYRMLVERIPGIVYVAEFSRAGKWLYVSPQIETILGYEPAEWQSEVDSWLNHIYPADKERILREEAENQRSKSFVSEYRMLRKNGDLVWIHDEATTVESSLEEPALVQGVMLDITERKLAIEAMDQLEEEFRQSQKLEAIGQLAGGVAHDFNNILMAVFGYCDLLLLKMHATDERRHELHEIRRALEQGASLTRQLLAFSRKQVLETRVLDLNELLTSMESMLRRLIRENIQLEMQLGKNLGRIKGDSGQFQQMILNLSINAVDAMPEGGKLSIETSNAQLTQEYAKQNPGVVPGKYLKLVVSDTGTGMDEETQSRIFEPFFTTKERGKGTGLGLSTVYGIVKQSGGQISVSSERSKGTTFHIFLPQVDQPTEEPAQMIHTGDLPKGTETILLVDDNDAVRTAVSGMLKALGYDVIEACDGEEAMQIVRRFEKSLQLVITDLVMPRMGGLELAEQLGAEHPGLKFLFISGYPESTPQHEQVSSAGAAFLLKPISMDVLLQKVRELLKPTGS